Part of the Cynocephalus volans isolate mCynVol1 chromosome 11, mCynVol1.pri, whole genome shotgun sequence genome is shown below.
CCCAGATGTCATCAAGAACAACTAACAAACAACAGACGGGACTTCTGGACGCCTGGACCCCACAATGCAGCTTGACCTTaccccacctccctgcctcttAGCTCCCAACAAGAATGTCTAAAATTCCCTAAATGACCAGAGAATTGGTCCAATACTCATATCACATCCTCATTCTAAAATATAAGACAAGGGGGACAATCAAAGAGACAGTTTTTGCCTTATCTCTTTGTTCTTTCTGGCATCAATCAGCCTTTAGAAATAACAAAATCAATGCAAACATTGGTTGGAAGGATGCCTACTTTGAAGATCTTTTGCTACCTAACTGTCTTGGTCATTTACATGGAATCCAGGGAGGATTTCAAAGAGTCTGTCACCCTTGCTACTCAGATAAAAGGAAGACTCAGGTGTTGAGTTTGGttttgtgcatttgtgtgtgtgtgtgtgtgtgtgtgtgtgtgtgtggttcaaTTTTTGATGAGGCTTCCATTTCACACACACCAGGATTCTcatgtgggttttatttttttgtcttttaattgaagTGAGGCAGATtaaatcaaagaggaaaatacatttagatccaaaaagagaaaaaatatttacagccAGAAAATTGACATGTAAGTGTCTGGTCTCATATACATAAAGcaagagtttttctgtatatGTAGCAGCAACGGTATATGGCAGAATGACTTACAttagaaaacacaagggaaagaAAGGTTGGTAAAGGTAACCAGCAGAAACACACAAAAGATCGACCTAATAAAACTTAAGAAGGGAAGGTGAGGAACAGGGGTACATGGTCTGAGTCCTCATCTAATATAAGAAGTTCACTAgaaaatgtggaaagaaaaaaatcaaatactagTGGGAGGCCACGTTAATTAAAGTTATTAGAGGCAACtactggaagaaagaaaattcttaacAAGTTTAAAGTAGTTGAAGGGATTTTGCTTTTTATGGTAAGCCCTTTTGCACTCTTTGATTTTCTCAACCCATCTGCAAGtattattttcagaatattttttcattgagaaaaaataatctaCACTCCGTTGCTATATCTCTCATTTACTTCTCAGCCACTGTCAtctgcctccccatccccactcGAAACActcattctctttattttcctctttccatcCCACCATGCTTCCCTGGCAGCCCCCAGAAGACTTTCACACCTTCACTCAATCTGCTCTCTTGACTTCCTAATGAGCAAATCCAATGGACACTTGCAAGAGCGTCCCCCAGAGctctgtcctctctcctctcctctttttgCTCTGCTCACTGTCCATAAGTAATGTCATCCTTACCCATGCATCCAGTCCCACGCATATGTTGATGAATCACAAAGCAGTCTGTCCTCTCTGAAGTGTCAGTTCTCTACCAACGGCCTGGTGAACGTGTATAGATGATAGGCACCTCAAATTCAAGGTGTCCAAATTCCAAGTCTCCATCTTCTCCCCTTCAACCTGCTCTTCACTCTATATTTGCTGTTTTAGTGAATGGCTCCCGCCCTCCCACCTATGCCAGAAATTTAGAAAGTTGTTCTAGATTTCTACATCTTACCCATGCAACATTGGAGACAAATTACATTAACGCAGAGGCTGaccagttattttatttattttttagagtgaCAGTTCTTACAAAACACCTCATATTACTCATGGTACAAAAGTACTCAGTAAGTGACATATCTGTACAGAAAAACACACAGCTTATAGCTCATCTTTAAAACCAGAATAGCCAAGTGAAAAGTCAGTACAGactcttatttttactttaaaaaacaaatcaaagggGCACATTGGGAATTGAACTaatgtggtttttcttctttctagagATGTGATGTACATGTTTTCTGGTAATCTACCAAACATACTAAACTAAAGCAGATGACAGTAAAGCTGTTTACTAACTCCTATTAATGCCAAGCTAGGCCAGTGGCACACCATCTTGGTAGAAGAGATTTTGACAAGAAGAAATTGCAGAGTCCCTACGTACCCCATCAGAAAGTCTAACAAACTTGTTTACACAGAAAGGATTGTAAGCAAACATGCACAATGCACTTAACACGCTATAAGAACAGGATACCTGTTAGTCTATTTCTAGCACACAGCATACATTCACTGGTGCCCAGTAAAATGGGAACACCAACATAGAAAGCATTTTTGCCTTCACAACACTAACTAAAAGGCACACAGCATATAATACTTTGATGGTTAAGTGGGTAATCATGGAAGTTCCAAGGTCATATCCACTAGGTTAGCCTGAATATTCatctacaaaaaatatttttttcaaaaataatgctTAAAAGAGACTTCTAGAAACAGTGGTACTAAATCAGGACCAATAGAAGATGTAGTGATACAAGGACTGTAAATGTAAGACTAGGAGTTGATTTCCACATGTAGCTTTTTTAGGTAAAGGACATCTCTTTCAGTTGGTCCTACAGCCAAGACAAGCTGTCATCATAGGTGATTCAGAAATCTCAAGATGGGCAGCTAGCCTGAGCAACACTCTACATAAATATTCCCAAACAGTCGAAAATCCCACTAAGGCCAAAGGACTCAAACTCTGAACCATGTAAAAAAGCTATgagtaagggccggcccgtggctcacttgggagagtgtggtgctgaaaaagCTATGAGTGCATAAAAAGATTCATACAAAGCCTGCTGGGGCAAAGAGGGTTGTGATGGTGGGTTATGCCACCCTGTTGACACACCAACATGGACGCTGGGGGAAGGAGCCCAGGTGGAACATATGACATGGGCTTGCTCCAGAGGAGTCTGACTCAGAAGCACTTGAGAGAGGTGTCTACTTGGGGAGGGGTGGAGTACTAGGGTTACTGAGCTCTTGGGAAGAACTACGAGGGTTACTAAATACAAGAAGGTGTTTCAGGAGAAACAGTCAAAGAGGGTCAGGCCATTTTGTTTTGACCCATCAATACTTAACATGAACAAGGAGTTGCAGAACAGAGTCAGTCTTTCCCAGATGTATTCTGTCATCTTTAACTGAGGCCAGTGACATCCAGAATGAGCCCATTCCTTGCCTGGAGGTGGGACCTAGTGCCATAGACTGTTCTGGAAAGCTGGCGTAGAAGATGATTTGCATGATGAAGTCACCACTAAACCACTGCTTAAGTCCAATCCCTGGCCTTCTTTTTCTGCTCTGTAGTCcagaaacatttctttaaaagccAGAAAATCCATAAATGTGAGCAACATGTCAAATACGTCACCAGCCACTTCATCTTTATGATGCAGCAATGTTGTGAAAGCTGCCGTGTTAAATCCAGGAATCCACTCCAGCAGCTGTTCTTCAATATACTTTTCTACCaaagaaaattcattaaaaataggTGTGTAGAGGAGTTTATTCTCTTCTGTGTCTTTGAACTTCTGGTAGTATTTGTCCTTGAAATTTCTCTGTAATAACTGGAACTTGTCATCCATGATGATGTCCTCCAAATATCCAACCACAGCATCAAATTCCTCATCCAAGACAGAGGAGAAGGGCAGCGCGAAGCTCTCTTCTCTAGGGTGTCCATCACCACTGCCGCCGCCGCAGTGGGCCCAGAACTGACCAGTTATTTTAGTTGgttagtgctgacaacaccaaggtccagggtttgattcctgtactggccagatgcaaacaaataaacaaaaaaatctcataaaaaatatacagaactcACACataagaaaccagaaaaataaaaatgagacctTTGAGAAGCACCAAgcatttaagagaaataaaaaccataaaatagaAGAGGGAAACTCAACAAGCAAAAAGGTCAACACCTGGAAAAAAGACATACACTTGTCCTCATTTACACATGATGTGATTGTAGTTGTTGAAAACCCAAAGATGTCTATAAACAATCTACTAGAACTAATGCGTGAATAGAATAAGGCTGTTGGGTACAAAGGTGATAtacaaaattaattgtatttctgcATACAAGCAACAAACacttggaaaataaatttcttaaatgtCATTTGCAATATCATCAAAAACATCAAATATCCAGAAAAGAACGTAACAAAATACATGTAAGACATTTACACTACTATAAAATATTCTTGAGAAAAACTAAAGATCTGAATAAATGTGGAGATATACCATCCTCATGGATTGGCAGACAATATTATAAAGATggcaattctccccaaactgatctgtTGATTCAATGTAATTCTAATCAAAACCTCAGCAAGCTTTATTTTAGAAATCAACAAgctgattttataatttatatggaaatgcaaaggacccagATTAGCAAAGAcaatcataagaaaaaaagaacaaaggaggaAGACTTACACTGCTACCAGATTCCAAGTCTTACTATAAAGCTGCATTAGttaagacaatgtggtattggtacaaagacatacaaatagagACTAGAGTTGAAAAATAGACCCACAAACATATAATCAACTATTTTTCAACACAGATGCCAAGACAActaaaaggggaaaagaaactACTTTCAATAGACAGTATGGAGCAATttgaaatctatattttaaaaataaaccagacCTCCTACAGAAAGTAATTCTAGATGACCCATAAACCTACATGTGAAAGTTAAAGCTATAAAgttcctaaaagaaaatacagaagactTATGTTTATGAACTGGAGtagggaaagatttcttaaacaggatgCAAAACTATagaccacaaaagaaaaaaactaataaactggactttatcaaaatgtaaaacttatacacattttaaaaacaccattaagaaagtgaaaaggcaagccacacactaggagaaaatatcttcAACCTATGTATATGACAAAAGACTCATATacagaatttcaaaaaaaaaaaaaaaaagtcctataaatcaagaagagaatttaaaataacccagttttttaaatggacaaaagatttgaataagcattttcaaaagaaaatatccaaGTGGATAATAAGATATGAATAGGGCTCAATACAattactcatcagggaaatataactaaaaacaaaaacaaaaatgttgacATACCTTGAGCCAGACTGCTCTTTTCAGCTTAAGACAATTCCTAGAGAGAGAATGAGCTGAGAACTCCCAAACAACTGAGGAATTGGTGCTTCAGTCTTCAAAGGGAGATCTGGACAGCACATCATAACATCCACTCTTAATCTCAAAAACATGAAGTTGAGCGATACTGCTATGGTTTCAATGTTTATGTCCCTCTAAAATTCA
Proteins encoded:
- the LOC134390025 gene encoding ADP-ribosylation factor-like protein 2-binding protein, producing MALYAADQKKEDPLARSDKEQSKRRNAKTLKSEKRLQNGTNKFWAHCGGGSGDGHPREESFALPFSSVLDEEFDAVVGYLEDIIMDDKFQLLQRNFKDKYYQKFKDTEENKLLYTPIFNEFSLVEKYIEEQLLEWIPGFNTAAFTTLLHHKDEVAGDVFDMLLTFMDFLAFKEMFLDYRAEKEGQGLDLSSGLVVTSSCKSSSTPAFQNSLWH